Proteins found in one Ctenopharyngodon idella isolate HZGC_01 chromosome 16, HZGC01, whole genome shotgun sequence genomic segment:
- the LOC127497822 gene encoding transmembrane protein 158 has translation MLSISLTLLLALTATARCSNSWSDEDLLLPPINSSGRFLASLEVDVGYSKRSVEEPEASSQCNVSVERLPTKLVARWDSNFGFQCDVLMYTTNNHGKAFFSAAFNRAISPVYIEHLGVTGGQQEFRLCVGCGLSRYRRFRRGRSEGQQTGDSVHFCCVDFALDELKGDRSWRLNRKPIESTLVACFMTLVIIIWSVAALIWPVPIIAGFLPNGMEQRRPR, from the coding sequence ATGCTGAGCATCTCCCTCACTCTCCTACTGGCTCTGACCGCTACCGCCCGCTGCTCCAACAGCTGGAGCGACGAGGACCTGCTGCTGCCGCCCATCAACTCCTCCGGCAGATTCCTGGCCAGCCTGGAAGTGGATGTGGGCTACTCGAAGAGATCCGTGGAGGAGCCCGAAGCCTCCTCGCAGTGCAACGTGAGCGTGGAAAGACTCCCCACCAAACTCGTGGCGCGCTGGGACAGCAACTTCGGCTTCCAGTGCGACGTGCTCATGTACACCACCAACAACCACGGCAAGGCGTTCTTCTCTGCCGCCTTCAACCGCGCGATCTCGCCGGTGTACATCGAGCACCTAGGCGTCACGGGCGGCCAGCAGGAGTTCCGCCTGTGCGTCGGATGCGGTCTGTCCAGGTATCGGAGATTCAGACGGGGCAGGTCAGAGGGTCAGCAGACGGGCGACTCCGTGCATTTCTGCTGCGTGGATTTCGCTCTGGACGAGCTGAAGGGGGACCGGAGCTGGAGGCTCAACCGCAAACCCATCGAATCCACTCTGGTGGCTTGTTTCATGACTTTAGTCATCATAATATGGAGCGTCGCTGCCCTCATATGGCCAGTTCCCATTATCGCGGGATTTCTGCCCAATGGAATGGAGCAGAGAAGGCCGAGGTAA